DNA from Leptospira neocaledonica:
AAGTTTTCCAGAAGCTAAACTTATCTCTGCCTATATAAATCAGCGTACCTAAAATACCCCAAAAAAGCCCGAAAAAGCTCAAAAGGACCCATTTTTGAATTCGTGTATTTTTGATGATGATTCTCCTTATGTGATTCTTAGACTAGACTCGTCAGGAAATTCTAATGTAATATCTTTTTAGGATCTTCCGATCTTAGAAAAAGCTGCACAGAAAAAATAAATATAAATTTACGTAGAGAGTTGACAAAAAAACATAGTCATACGCATGCTCGGTTACTAAACCAAAATCGGTTCGGAGGTGTCAGGCAGTAGATGAACGCATTGGGAAAGCACGTAATTGCAGAATTTTATGAGTGTGATTACGAGACCATCAACAATCACGAATTGGTAGAAGATATCATGTTGAAGGCAGTCGACCTCTCCGGTGCCACCACAGTTAAATCTGTTTTTCATAGATTTAGCCCGTTTGGTGTGAGCGGTGTGGTTGTCGTGAGCGAATCCCATTTCGCTATACATACCTGGCCAGAATACGGTTATTGCGCTATCGACGTCTTCACTTGCGGAGACTTAATCGATAATCAGGCAGCTCTGGAATATCTCAAGGAACGCTTCGGCTCGAAGAGCATCTCCGTAGTGGAAATGAAGCGCGGTTTGTTGAAACTTGGCGTAGACCTACCTCACAAACCAGTTGGGAAATAAGTATCTTCTCTCCGGCAGAGCCGGAAACACCCTAATTGATAAAGACGAGTTCCCCTCTCCGGGAGGAAGGGTCGACTTCACTTATTTTCAAACTTTAATGAGGAGAGGTATCAGAGAATGAGCCTAAAGATCCAAGACCAACTTAAAATTGTTAATCGTTTTTCTTATCTAAGAAATAGTATCGAAATCGCTACCACTGATAAGGGAGAAGCTTTCCTTTACACGAAGGAAACTATCTCTGCAGGAGAAGTTGTAGCAGTTTGGGGAGGAAAAGCAGTTCATAAGAATGAACTTGCAGGACTTTCCGGACTTTCTTCTCCTCATAGAGTCCATAAGGACTTCTACCTGGTTTCTCCTTTGCATGATGACGGAATTGATTCCGTTCATTATATCCGCCAATCTGCGGATGCAAACTGCGGTTTTCAGGGGGATATCACTCTGGTTGCTCTTCGTGACATCGAAGCCGGCCAAGAGATCACTTATCATCCTGCGATGAAAAATCCTGAACTCGCATGGGCTCGCAACGAAGAGTCAGAAATCGTCCGTAAACGTTTTAATGGAAGTTTCCCTACGTATATCCAATCCAAGATCGAATCCGATCCTGAATTGAAAGTATACGAGCCTTTCAAAGACGGAGCATGGGGACTTCTTACCTCCATCGATCTGGAAAGCTGTGACGCGGCTTTGATTCGTGACGCGGATGCAATCAAACAATACGTAATCGAACTCTGCGATCTAATCGAAATGAAACGTTTCGGTGAAACCCAAGTGGTATATTTCGGAGAAGACGATCGTGTTGCCGGTTACTCCATGGTGCAGTTGATTGAGACTTCTTGTATCTCTGCTCACTTCGCAAACGATACCAATACTTCTTATATCGATATCTTCTCTTGTAAAGGATACGATCCTAAAGTTGCGGCTGAGTTTACTCGCAAATTTTTCAAAGGCGCTGCAATGCGTCTTACAGTAACAAACCGCTTCTAAGAGGTACTATTGGAACTTTGGCTAGACGAGACCCTCGAGTTACCTAACGGAAGGGCTCTCAAGATTAGAGTGAAGGAGTTCTTACATTCTCGTAAGACTCC
Protein-coding regions in this window:
- the speD gene encoding adenosylmethionine decarboxylase; the encoded protein is MNALGKHVIAEFYECDYETINNHELVEDIMLKAVDLSGATTVKSVFHRFSPFGVSGVVVVSESHFAIHTWPEYGYCAIDVFTCGDLIDNQAALEYLKERFGSKSISVVEMKRGLLKLGVDLPHKPVGK
- a CDS encoding S-adenosylmethionine decarboxylase; amino-acid sequence: MSLKIQDQLKIVNRFSYLRNSIEIATTDKGEAFLYTKETISAGEVVAVWGGKAVHKNELAGLSGLSSPHRVHKDFYLVSPLHDDGIDSVHYIRQSADANCGFQGDITLVALRDIEAGQEITYHPAMKNPELAWARNEESEIVRKRFNGSFPTYIQSKIESDPELKVYEPFKDGAWGLLTSIDLESCDAALIRDADAIKQYVIELCDLIEMKRFGETQVVYFGEDDRVAGYSMVQLIETSCISAHFANDTNTSYIDIFSCKGYDPKVAAEFTRKFFKGAAMRLTVTNRF